Proteins encoded in a region of the Esox lucius isolate fEsoLuc1 chromosome 9, fEsoLuc1.pri, whole genome shotgun sequence genome:
- the gprc5bb gene encoding G protein-coupled receptor, class C, group 5, member Bb — translation MALSPVLFFLLSLIGCGRSQDDIIDPGKAPPPPRGCGTNVDPLYRALCDLESVWTVVLEAVACGGAITSLVLFVVLLAKRRTVLDPDRRSGLGPLLLLLASLLALFSLSLAFMVARTEAVCVVRRVLWGPLFALCFSCLLAQAVRLKRLVSGKSSPKGGALAVLAGALALVQGIVSGEWLLLSVVRESHRACDYPPLDFALVCSYALGLLVAALGLSLGVVLCGGDGGEDEEGSDGGCERRWRCNGVWLFLACLVSLLLWAAWLVLYLHGDAALRRARSGGGARRQEWDEPVSAVALVAQGWVLLLFHAIPEAHLCLRDPPAPSQHDYFDTSQPPPPCFQQDMTITRGPYTENQAYSIEEHSAALRGGSFHNGGIRPGVPFRGHMYQPTEMALVMNGGTMPTAPVHYTGRQLW, via the exons ATGGCCCTCAGCCctgtcctcttcttcctcctctctctgattggctgtggcCGCTCCCAGGATGACATCATCGACCCCGGCAAGGCGCCTCCCCCTCCCCGGGGTTGCGGAACCAACGTGGACCCCCTGTACCGTGCCCTGTGTGACCTCGAGTCCGTCTGGACGGTGGTGTTGGAGGCCGTGGCCTGTGGAGGAGCCATAACCTCCCTGGTCCTGTTTGTGGTACTCCTAGCCAAACGCCGCACTGTCCTTGACCCGGATCGACGCTCCGGCCTGGggcctcttctcctcctgctggcCTCCCTCCTGGctctgttctccctgtccctcgCCTTCATGGTGGCGCGAACGGAGGCCGTGTGTGTGGTCCGCCGGGTCCTCTGGGGCCCCCTGTTCGCCCTCTGCTTCTCCTGCCTGCTGGCCCAAGCGGTGCGTCTCAAGAGGCTGGTGTCCGGGAAGTCCAGCCCCAAAGGGGGCGCCCTGGCCGTGCTCGCCGGGGCCCTCGCCCTGGTCCAGGGGATCGTCTCCGGAGAGTGGCTGCTGCTGAGCGTGGTGAGGGAGAGCCACAGGGCCTGCGACTACCCGCCACTGGACTTCGCCCTGGTGTGCAGCTACGCCCTGGGGCTGCTAGTGGCCGCGCTCGGCCTCTCCCTGGGCGTGGTGCTGTGCGGGGGCGACGGGGGCGAGGACGAGGAGGGGAGCGACGGGGGATGCGAGCGCCGTTGGAGGTGCAACGGCGTGTGGCTCTTCCTGGCCTGCTTGGTCTCGCTGCTGCTGTGGGCCGCCTGGCTTGTGTTGTATCTCCACGGCGACGCAGCACTGAGGAGGGCGCGGTCGGGGGGCGGAGCCCGGCGCCAGGAATGGGACGAGCCGGTGTCGGCGGTGGCCCTGGTGGCCCAAGGCTGGGTCCTCCTGCTGTTCCACGCTATCCCAGAAGCCCACCTGTGTCTGAGGGACCCACCGGCCCCCAGCCAGCACGACTATTTCGATACCAGCCAGCCCCCGCCACCCTGCTTTCAACAGGATATGACAATCACGCGTGGACCTTACACAGAGAACCAGGCCTACTCCATCGAGGAACACAGTGCag CACTTAGAGGTGGGTCATTCCATAACGGAGGGATACGTCCGGGAGTCCCCTTTAGAGGTCACATGTACCAGCCCACTGAGATGGCCTTGGTTATGAACGGAGGAACG ATGCCCACTGCACCAGTCCACTACACAGGTAGACAGCTCTGGTGA